The following coding sequences are from one Dreissena polymorpha isolate Duluth1 chromosome 8, UMN_Dpol_1.0, whole genome shotgun sequence window:
- the LOC127842314 gene encoding uncharacterized protein LOC127842314 has product MASLAELFKEKERSNWLKAWLAIDIAKSGLEHLADNEAQNFHQHIYNQVTSTLTSQWNTCNICNTANLLRNQQCPNNICDKVCQEIINEHRYKKCSWNNTSAQLWQTNYWEIAKCYIQTNGYADKISTQDTDFNGVVSFMLNCTRFDSKFSFPITKGKPTHNTPACLLYKAREVHQAVRHSSIMKVTDVDLQDYFTTLNNLLKDSRYLSQDNVAKML; this is encoded by the exons ATGGCGAGTTTAGCAGAATTGTTTAAGGAGAAGGAACGGTCGAACTGGCTCAAGGCATGGCTAGCAATAGACATTGCAAAATCTGGCTTGGAGCATTTAGCTGACAACGAGGCTCAGAATTTTCACCAGCACATTTACAACCAAGTAACATCTACTCTTACGTCACAATGGAATACATGCAACATCTGCAACACGGCAAATTTACTGCGAAACCAACAGTGTCCAAACAATATTTGTGATAAAGTTTGCCAAGAAATTATCAACGAACATCGGTACAAAAAATGTTCTTGGAATAATACATCTGCGCAATTATGGCAAACGAACTATTGGGAAATAGCAAAATGTTACATCCAAACAAATGGATATGCTGACAAGATATCGACTCAAGATACAGACTTCAACGGAGTTGTCAGTTTTATGCTGAACTGCACACGCTTTGATAGCAAGTTTTCTTTTCCAATAACAAAAGGAAAGCCAACCCACAACACGCCAGCATGCCTCCTGTATAAG GCTCGAGAAGTCCACCAAGCCGTGCGGCACTCTTCAATAATGAAAGTCACTGATGTCGATCTCCAAGACTATTTCACAACATTGAACAACCTGCTGAAAGATTCAAGATATCTCAGCCAAGATAACGTTGCCAAAATGCTGTAG
- the LOC127842313 gene encoding snake venom metalloprotease inhibitor 02A10-like codes for MNTSTVKNKAWINTPIDTNRAWMNTPMGTNMAWIHRPIDTNRALMNTPIDTNRAWMNTPDRHKQDMDEHAGRHKQGMDDHTGKHKQGIDEHAGRHKQDMDKHVDRYKQGIDEHANRLKLGMDQHADRHKQVMDEHVDRYKQGMDEHANRHKQGMDEHAGRLKQGMDEHSDRHKLGIDEHASRHKQGLDEQAVKCIKDIQEQFGNTAFTETTYKQFCKEQSAENKLPIDDTYHYIQL; via the exons ATGAACACGTCGACAGTCAAAAACAAGGCATGGATAAACACGCCAATAGACACAAACAGGGCATGGATGAACACGCCGATGGGCACAAACATGGCATGGATACACAGGCCGATAGACACAAACAGGGCATTGATGAACACGCCGATAGACACAAATAGGGCATGGATGAACACGCCCGATAGACACAAACAGGACATGGATGAACACGCTGGTAGACACAAACAGGGCATGGATGATCACACCGGAAAACACAAACAGGGCATAGATGAACACGCTGGTAGACACAAACAGGACATGGATAAACACGTCGATAGATACAAACAGGGCATAGATGAACACGCCAATAGACTCAAACTGGGCATGGATCAACACGCCGACAGACACAAACAGGTCATGGATGAACACGTCGATAGATACAAACAGGGCATGGATGAACACGCCAATAGACACAAACAGGGAATGGATGAACACGCTGGTAGACTCAAACAGGGCATGGATGAACATTCGGATAGACACAAACTGGGCATAGATGAACACGCCAGTAGACACAAACAGGGCTTAGATGAGCAGGCAGTAAAATGCATTAAGGACATCCAAGAACAGTTTGGAAATACAGCTTTCACTGAAACAACCTACAAACAGTTCTGTAAAG AACAATCAGCAGAGAATAAGCTGCCAATTGACGACACATACCACTACATTCAGCTCTAA